The Streptomyces cyanogenus DNA segment TCCTGGGCGCCCTGGCCGTCGCGGGCGTGCTGCCCGGCACGGACTCCCCCGGCACCTCGCACCTCGCCCACTTCTTCCCGCACGGCAGCGACGGCCTGATCATCGGCCTGCTCGCGTCCGTCTTCTCCTACGGCGGCATGGAGACGGTCACCATCGCCGCGGCCGAGTCGGAGAACCCGGTCAAGGGCGTGGCCTCCGCCGTCCGTACCGCGATGTGGCGCATCGCCCTGTTCTACATCGGCTCCATGGCGGTCGTCGTCACCCTCATCCCGTGGGACTCCAAGGAGGTCGTCGAGAAGGGCCCGTACGTCGCCACGCTCGACCACCTCGGCATCCCCGGCGCCGGCCAGCTGATGAACGTCGTCGTCCTGGTCGCCCTGCTCTCGGCGATGAACGCCAACATCTACGGCTCCTCGCGCATCGCCTACTCGCTGGTCGAGCGCGGTCAGGGCCCGAAGGCGCTGGCGAAGCTGTCCGGCGGGGTCCCCCGGATCGCGGTCCTCGTCTCCTGCGTCCTCGGGTTCGTCTGCGTCCTGCTCAGCTACTGGAGCCCGAACGGCGCCTTCAAGTGGCTGCTGAACATGATCGGCGCGGTGATCCTGGTCGTCTGGATCTTCATCGCGGTCTCCCAGCTGATGCTGCGCCGCCGCATCGAGCGCGAGGCCCCGGAGAAGCTGGTCGTGCGCATGTGGGCGTTCCCGTGGCTGACCTGGGTCGCGCTGGCCGGCATGGTCGCGATCTTCGTCCTGATGGCCCGCGAGCCGGACACCCGGGTGCAGCTGTACTCGACGGGCGCGATGACGCTGGCCCTGGCGGCCGTCGGATACCTCTGGCAGCGGGCGCGCGCCCGGCGCTGACCGCCCTACCTCCCGGCGAAGGCCCCCGCGTGTGACACGTGGGGGCCTTCGTGGTGCTCCGGCTCCCCGCCGCGCGTGAAGGGTGAGAAGACGATCACGAGGCCGGGAGCTTTATTGCAACCTAGTTGCAATTGCAGCTTAACAGCAGGAAGGGACGTTGAGGGAGAGCAAGGCGGTCCGCTCGCCCTCGATCCGCAGCTCGGTCAGCGCCGCGTTGTGCAGCCCCGGCAGGACCCTGCGGTACTCGGCCATCGGGATGCTCAGCAGGGAGCACAGCACCAGGCGGAGCAGGGTGTTGTGGGCGACGACCAGGACCCGCTCGCCGGGATGGGCGGCGGCGATCCGGCGCAGGGCCGCGGTGCCCCGTGCCGCCGCCGCGCGGGGGTCCTCGGCGCCGGGGAACGGGTGCGCCACCGGGTCGGCGCGGAACGCCTCCGCCGCGGCCGGGTCCTCCGCCGCGAACTCCGCGAGGGTACGGCCCTCCAGCACGCCGAAGTCGCACTCCCGCAGGCCGGGTTCCCGGCGCGGGGTGAGCCCGAGGGCCCGGCAGGCCGGCTCGGCGGTGGCGACCGCCCGGGACAGGGGAGAGGTCCACACCGCGTCCACCGGGTGCCCGGCGGCCCAGCGCCCCAGCGCCTCGGCCTGGTCGCGCCCGGTGTCCGTCAGGGCCACGTCGCTCACGCCCGCGTACCGGTTCTCGGCGTGCCACACGGTCTGCCCGTGCCGGGCGAGGAGGAGGGTGGTGGGAGTCATGGGCAGCAGTATCCCGGGCGGAGCGGGTCTCACAGCCGCGCCCGCGCGTGCGCGGCCACCGGGTGCGGCAGCCACCCCCGCGCCTCCAGCTCCCCCACCAGCCGGGCGTAGGGCTCGGTGAAGCGGGCGGTGCGGCCGGGGCGGGGCTCGACCGTCGTGCCGGTGCGCACCATGCCCTCGGCCACCGCGGCGAGCGTCGGCCCCGCCCCGGTGCCGTACGCGGCCAGGGCCGCCATGCCCAGGGCCGGTTCGGTGCGGGCCGGGACGCGCAGCGGGCGGCCCAGGACGTCGGCGCGCAGCTGGGTCCAGTAGGCGCTGCGGGCGCCTCCGCCGGTGACGGCGAGGGTGCCGTCCAGGGGGGCGCCCAGGTGGTGGAGGTAGTCCAGGCAGAGGCGTTCGGTGAAGGCCACGCCCTGCAGCAGGGCCGCCCACAGGTCGGCGTCCGACTCCGGGTCGCCGAGCAGCAGGGAGGTGGCCCGCGGCGCGCGGAAGGGGAAGCGTTCGCCGGGCGAGACGAGCGGGTAGGCGACCGCGGTCGAGGGTTCGAAGGCGGCGGCGCGGGCGTCCAGCGCGGCCGGGTCCGCGCCCGGGAAGCGGGCCGTGAGCACGCCGGCGCCGACGCTGGAGGCCCCGCCCGGCAGCCAGCTGCCGTCGGGCGCGCGGTGGTTGTAGACCACGCCGGCCGGGTCGGACACCGGCTGCGCCGCCGCGCCCTTGAGTACCAGCGTCGTCCCCAGCACCGAGTTCCAGGCGCCCTCGCGCAGCGCGCCGGCGGCGATCTGGGCGGCGCAGCCGTCGGTCATGCCCGCGACGACGGGCGTGCCGGCCGGGATTCCGGTGGTCTCGGCGGCGGCCGGGCAGACCTCGCCGAGCCGGGTGCCGGGCCGCACCACCTCCGGCAGGACGCCGGCGGGCAGTCCGGTGAGGTCGGGCCAGGCCTCGCGGCGCAGGTCGTAGGCCGTCTTCAGGGCGTGGCTGGAGTCGCTGGGCACCGGGTGGCCGACCAGCCGGGCGGTGATCACGTCCGGCTGGTGGGCGACCCGGCCCAGGCCGTGCGCGCCGACCAGCCAGCGCGCCTTGGGCAGCGCCCAGGTGTCCTGCACCGCGAGCCCGGCGGAGCGCAGCCGGCCCGCCTCGGCGGCGGCCCGCCCGTCGTCGTACATCAGCGCGGGACTCACCGGCCGGCCCGCGTCGTCCGTGAGCAGCACCGTCCCGGACGTCCCGCACACCGCGACCCCGGCCACCCGGACCCGTGCCCCGGCGAGCGCCGCCCGGCAGGCCGTGCCCACCGCCGTCCACCACTCCCCCGGGTCCTGCTCGTGCCGCACCCCCTCCCGGCGCCCCCGGGTGAGCGGCGCCGAACCGCTGCCGGGCACCCTGCCGTCGGCCGTCACCAGCAGCGCCCGTACCCCCTGCGTGCCGAGGTCGATCCCGAGCCACGCCTCATCCATCCGAACCTCCGCTCTTCGCGACCGGTCCTGTGAACTTCCCGTGTTCCTCCGAGATTTCCCGCTGATTTCCCCGTGCACAAGGGATTGACGGCGTTTCACCGCCGTTACACCCTCTGTTGTCGGGTCGACTCGCACGGTGAAGCCGCCCCACCCACCGCCCTGCCGACGGAGGTCCCGGATGGACAGGCACGTGCACGCCGGCCGTGCGGCCCGGGAACTGCCGGCGTCAAAGACCGGCCGGGCGCAGGTCCCGGGACGGCGCACCGGGAAGAGCGCGTGATGAGCGGCACCGGTGCACAGCAGGGACCCGCGGCCCGGCAGGCCGCGCTGACCGAGCTCGTCCTCGCCGAGGGCTCGGCGAGCGCGGCCGAGCTGGCCGAGCGGTTCGGGGTGAGCCTGATGACCATCCACCGGGACCTGGACGAGCTGGAACGGCAGGGCGTCGTACGGAAGTTCCGCGGCGGGGTGACCGCGCAGCCGTCCGGGGTGTTCGAGTCGAACGTGCAGTACCGGCTGAAGACGATGCGCCCGCAGAAGGCCGCGCTCGCCGAGCGGGCGATGCGGCGGATCGAGCCCGGCATGGCCGTCCTGCTGGACGACTCCACCTCCGCCCTGGAGATAGCCCGCCGGCTGCGGCTCGGCGAGATCACCCCGCTCACCGTCGTCACCAACTTCCTGGAGGCGATCAACCTCCTCGCCGACCAGCGGGGCATCCACCTGGTGGCGCTCGGCGGCGACTACGACCCGCTGCACTCCTCCTTCCTCGGGGTGTCCTGCGTGGAGGCCGTCGGCCAACTCCGGGTCGACGTCGGCTTCGTGTCCACCTCGGGCGTGCACGGCGGCTACGCCTACCACCAGGAGCAGCACATCGTCTCGGTGAAGCGGGCGATGCTCGACATCGCCGCCCGGAACGTCCTGCTCGCCGACCACACCAAGCTGGGCCGGGTCGCCCTGCACCGGGTGGCCCCGCTCTCCCGCTTCGACCTGCTGCTGGTGGACGACGGAGCCACGCCGGAGGCGCTGCGCGACCTGGACGAGCACAAGGTGCCCTACGAGGTGTGCGCCACCGCCGCCGGCCCGAGGGAGGGCGACGACCGTGCCGGAGCCACGTGAGCCGCCCACCGCCCGGTGGTGCTCACCGGGCCGGTGGTGCGGCCCGCCCACGACGAACGCGCCCGGGTGGCGGCCGGGCCCACCCGTGTCCTCGACGCCCAGACGGGAGAGTGCCTCATATGACCTCCAGTGGTGTGCGTGTGGTGGCCGCCGGCGACCACTTCGTGCTGCCGTCCCTGATCACGGCCGCGCTCGCGAAGGAGGCCGACTGCGCGGTGCGGGAACTGACCCTGGGCTGGCCACTGGAGCCGTTCGGGCCGGTGGCCGAGGTGAGCGAGGCGAGCGACGCCGAGGACGAGCTGATCGCGGCCCTCGCCGGTGCCGAGGTGCTGGTCACCCAGATGGGGCCGGTCACCGAACGCGTCCTCGCCGCCTGCCCCGCGCTGCGGCTGGTCGTCGTCTGCCGGGGCGGACCGGTCAACGTCAACCTGGAGGCGGCGGAGCGGCACGGCGTGCGGGTGTGCTTCGCGCCCGGCCGCAACGCCGCCGCCACCGCCGAGTTCACGATCGGCCTGCTCCTCGCCGCCCTGCGCCGCATCCCGCAGGCCCACGACCTCCTCGCCCGGCAGGGCAGTTGGGCGGGCTCGTCGTACTACACCTACGAGCACAGCGGCCTGGAGCTGGAGGACCTGCCCGTCGGGCTCGTCGGCTACGGCGCGGTCGGCAGCCGGGTCGCCCGGGTGCTGTGCGCGTTCGGGGCGCGGGTGACGGTGTACGACCCGTACGTGCGCGGCGAGGTGCACGGGCTGCGCCTGCCCTCGCTGGACGACCTGCTGCGCCGCTCCGCCGTCGTCACCCTGCACGCCCGGCTCACCGCCGAGACCCGCGGTCTGATCGGCGCCCGTGAACTGGCGCTGCTGCCGCCGGGTGCGGTGGTGGTCAACGCGGCCCGGGGTCCGCTGCTGGACGAGGACGCGCTGTGCGACGCGCTGGCCGAGGGGCGGCTGTCGGCGGCGGCCCTGGACACCTTCGCCCGCGAACCGCTGCCGCCGGGCTCCCGGCTGCGCGCGCTGTCCGACCGGGTGGTGCTCAGCCCGCACCTGGGCGGGGCCAGCCGGGCGGTGGCGGAGAAGGCCGCCCGGATCGCCGCCGCCGAAGTGGGCCGCTGGGTGCGCGGGGAGCCCCTCGCGCACTGTCTCCGGTAAGGCCCGTCCACGCTCACTGTGCCGACGCGCCGGCAGCGAAGAGAGCCGGGGGCGGCGCGCCGTCGCAGGCGAACGAAGCCACGACAGAGGAGTCGGCATGTTCGTCGGGATCGATGTGGGAACGTCCCTGGTGAAGGCGGCCGCCTTCGACCGGGACGGGCGGCAGCTGGCCGTCGAGGCACGGCCGGTGCACCTGGATGTGCGCCACGGGGCCGTGGAGCAGGAGATGCGGGAGGTGTACGCGGCCGTCGTCGGTGTGCTGCGGACGCTGACCGGGCGGCTGGCGGAGCCCGTGGAGCTGGCCGGGCTGACCGGGCAGGGCGACGGGGTGTGGCTGGTGGACGCGGCGGGCCGGCCGGTGCGGCCGGCGCTCTCGTGGATGGACGGCCGGGCGCACGAGCTGCTGGACGAGTGGCTGGCGGACGGCACCTTCGAGGCCGTCTTCCGGCGCACCGGCAGCGCCCTGTTCCCGGGCTGCCCAGGGCCGTTGCTGGCCTGGCTGGACCGGCACGAGCCGAAGGCCCTGGACGCCGCCGCGGCGGCCGTCTACTGCAAGGACATGGTGTTCCAGCGGCTGACCGGCGCGGCGCGGGCGGTGACGGACGTGTCGGACGCGTCGATGCCGTTCCTGGACCCGCGCTCACGGTCGTACGACGACGGGGTGGTGGAGCTCCTCGGCCTCACCCACCGGCGCGGGCTGCTCCCGGCGATCGGTGATCCGATCGCGGCCGGCGAGGCCGGCGGCGAGGGGCTGCCCGCCGGGACCCCGCTGGCGAACGGCCCGTACGACCTGCCCGCCTGCGCGCTCGGCGCCGGGGTCACCGCGCCCGGCGACGGGCTGCTGATCGTCGGCACGTGTCTGGCGAGCCTGGTCGCCACCACCGAGCTGGACCTGGGCGGTGAACCGGCGGGGCTGTACATCTCCACGGACCGGCCGGGCCACTGGCTGCGTGCGATGCCCGCGATGGTCGGCACGGCGGCGCTGGACTGGGTGCTGCGCACGACGGGGGCCCGGCACGAGGAGCTGGACGACCTGCTGGCCGCCGCCCCGCCGGGCTCGTCCGGGGTGCGGGTGCTGCCGTACTTCGCGCCGTCCGGCGAGCGGGCGCCGTTCGTGGAGCCCAGGCTGCGGGCCCAACTGCTCGGGGTCTGTCTGGAGACCCGCCCCGCCGATCTGGTCCGGGCCACCTGCGAGGGCATCGGCTACGCGGCCCGGCACTGTCTGGAGGCGGCGGGCCTGACCGGCTCGCTCGCGGTGTGCGGCGGCGGCACCCGCAGCCTGGCCTGGACGGGGCTGCTGGCCGATGTGCTGGGCCGGCCGCTGAGGGTGGTGGAGGGCGAGGTCGGCGCGCGGGGCGCGGTGCTCGCGGCCGCCGCCCGGTACGGCGTCCCCCTGGACACCGCCGCCTGGACCGAGCCGACCCGGGTGATCGAGCCGGACCCGGACCGGGCGGCGTACTACGCGAAGGGGTACGAGGAGCACCTGGAGCTGCTGGCCGCGGCACGGGCCCGGGCCCGGCGGTGAACCGGGCCCGCCGCCCCGGGGGTCACAGGTTGCTGAAGTCCGGGCCCTTGGTGCGGGAGCGCTTGATCTCGTAGAAGCCCGGCACCGAGGCCACGGCGAGCGTGCCGTCCCACAGGCGGGCCGCCTCCTCGCCCTGCGGGGCGGGGGTGACGACCGGGCCGAAGAAGGCGATCTGCTCGCCGTCGGGGCCGGGCACCGCGATGACGGGGGTGCCGACGTCCTGGCCGACCTTCTCGATGCCCTCCTTGTGGGAGGCGCGCAGCTCCGGCTCGTACGGGGTGGAGTCCCAGTGGTCCATGAGGGACTCGGGCAGGCCGACGTCCTGCAGCGCGGCGGCCACGGCCGACTTCTCCGGGCCCTCGCCCTGGTTGTGGATGCGCGTGCCGAGCGCCGTGTACAGGTCGGCGAGCACCGCTTCGCCGTGCTCCTGCTGGGCCGCGATGACGACGCGGACCGGGCCCCAGGCCTTGGTCGCGAGCATCTCGCGGTACTCCTCCGGCAGTTCGTCGAGCCTGTTCTCGTTGAGCACGGCGAGGCTCATCACATGCCAGCGGACCTCGATGTCACGGACCTTCTCCACCTCCAGCACCCAGCGGGAGGTCATCCAGGCCCAGGGGCACAGCGGGTCGAACCAGAAGTCGACGGGGGTCTTGTCCGACATGTCTCTCCTCGTCAGGAACACTTTCCCGGGGAAACGCCGCCGTCGGCCTTGCCATTCCCCGTCTCCCCCGTCAGGGGCACATGGCAGGATCGGTGCTGTTCAGCCGCCATCCGCGCGATCACGAGGGAGTGCCGTCCGTGCCCGGTGAGAATCTGTCCCGCGACGAGGCCCGGGAGCGGGCCGCCCTGCTGTCCGTCGACGGCTACGAGGTGTCCCTGGACCTGCGGTCCGCCGTCGGCGACGCGGGCGGCGAGCCGCGCACGTTCCGTTCGGTGACCACCATCCGCTTCCGCTGCAACGAGCCGGGCGCCTCCAGCTTCGCCGATCTGGTCGCGCCGAGCGTGACGTCCGTCTCGCTCAACGGCCGGGACCTGGACCCGGGTGAGGTGTTCGACGGTTCCCGGATCGCGCTGGAGGACCTGGCCGCGGAGAACGAGCTGGTGGTGGACGCCCAGTGCGCCTACTCGCGCACGGGTGAGGGCCTGCACCGCTTCGTCGACCCGGAGGACGGCGAGGTGTACCTGTACACGCAGTACGAGCCGGCCGACGCCCGCCGGGTGTTCGCCAACTTCGAGCAGCCGGACCTGAAGGCGCCGTACCGCTTCGAGGTGCGGGCGCCCGAGGGGTGGACGGTGTGGAGCAACGGCGCCGGTGAACTGGCCGACGGCGTCTGGCGGTTCGCGGAGACCAAGCCGATCTCGACGTACATCACCTGTGTGGTGGCGGGCCCGTACCACTATGTGACGGACTCCTACACGCGTACCTTCGAGGACGGCACGAAGCTGGAGATCCCGCTCGGCGCGATGTGCCGCAAGGGTCTCGCCCCGCACTTCGACGCGGACGACGTGTTCCTGGTGACCAAGCAGGGCCTGGACTTCTTCCACGAGCACTTCGACTACCCGTACCCGTTCGGGAAGTACGACCAGGCGTTCGTGCCGGAGTACAACCTGGGCGCGATGGAGAACCCGGGACTGGTGACCTTCCGCGAGGAGTACATCTTCCGCGGGAGGGTGACGCAGGCGTCGTACGAGGCGCGGGCCAACGTCGTCCTGCACGAGATGGCGCACATGTGGTTCGGCGACCTGGTCACCATGGAGTGGTGGGACGACCTGTGGCTGAAGGAGTCCTTCGCGGACTTCATGGGCACGTTCGCGAACGTGGGCGCGACCCGCTTCAAGGACGCGTGGATCACCTTCGCCAACCGCCGCAAGGCGTGGGCGTACCGCGCGGACCAGCTGCCGTCCACGCATCCGATCACGGCGGACATCCGTGACCTGGAGGACGCCAAGCTGAACTTCGACGGCATCACGTACGCCAAGGGCGCCTCGGTGCTCAAGCAGCTGGTGGCGTACGTCGGCCGGGACGCCTTCCTGGAGGGCGCCCGGCGTTACTTCAAGCGCCACGCGTACGGCAACACGCGCCTGGGCGACCTGCTGTCGGTGCTGGCCGAGACGAGCGGCCGGGACATGACGGCGTGGTCGCGGTCCTGGCTGCAGACGGCCGGGGTGAACACGCTGACCCCGCAGGTGCTGCTGGACACCGAGGGCGGCCGGATCGCGGAGCTGG contains these protein-coding regions:
- a CDS encoding FGGY-family carbohydrate kinase; translated protein: MDEAWLGIDLGTQGVRALLVTADGRVPGSGSAPLTRGRREGVRHEQDPGEWWTAVGTACRAALAGARVRVAGVAVCGTSGTVLLTDDAGRPVSPALMYDDGRAAAEAGRLRSAGLAVQDTWALPKARWLVGAHGLGRVAHQPDVITARLVGHPVPSDSSHALKTAYDLRREAWPDLTGLPAGVLPEVVRPGTRLGEVCPAAAETTGIPAGTPVVAGMTDGCAAQIAAGALREGAWNSVLGTTLVLKGAAAQPVSDPAGVVYNHRAPDGSWLPGGASSVGAGVLTARFPGADPAALDARAAAFEPSTAVAYPLVSPGERFPFRAPRATSLLLGDPESDADLWAALLQGVAFTERLCLDYLHHLGAPLDGTLAVTGGGARSAYWTQLRADVLGRPLRVPARTEPALGMAALAAYGTGAGPTLAAVAEGMVRTGTTVEPRPGRTARFTEPYARLVGELEARGWLPHPVAAHARARL
- a CDS encoding 2-hydroxyacid dehydrogenase, yielding MTSSGVRVVAAGDHFVLPSLITAALAKEADCAVRELTLGWPLEPFGPVAEVSEASDAEDELIAALAGAEVLVTQMGPVTERVLAACPALRLVVVCRGGPVNVNLEAAERHGVRVCFAPGRNAAATAEFTIGLLLAALRRIPQAHDLLARQGSWAGSSYYTYEHSGLELEDLPVGLVGYGAVGSRVARVLCAFGARVTVYDPYVRGEVHGLRLPSLDDLLRRSAVVTLHARLTAETRGLIGARELALLPPGAVVVNAARGPLLDEDALCDALAEGRLSAAALDTFAREPLPPGSRLRALSDRVVLSPHLGGASRAVAEKAARIAAAEVGRWVRGEPLAHCLR
- a CDS encoding histidine phosphatase family protein — protein: MTPTTLLLARHGQTVWHAENRYAGVSDVALTDTGRDQAEALGRWAAGHPVDAVWTSPLSRAVATAEPACRALGLTPRREPGLRECDFGVLEGRTLAEFAAEDPAAAEAFRADPVAHPFPGAEDPRAAAARGTAALRRIAAAHPGERVLVVAHNTLLRLVLCSLLSIPMAEYRRVLPGLHNAALTELRIEGERTALLSLNVPSCC
- a CDS encoding DeoR/GlpR family DNA-binding transcription regulator, with the translated sequence MSGTGAQQGPAARQAALTELVLAEGSASAAELAERFGVSLMTIHRDLDELERQGVVRKFRGGVTAQPSGVFESNVQYRLKTMRPQKAALAERAMRRIEPGMAVLLDDSTSALEIARRLRLGEITPLTVVTNFLEAINLLADQRGIHLVALGGDYDPLHSSFLGVSCVEAVGQLRVDVGFVSTSGVHGGYAYHQEQHIVSVKRAMLDIAARNVLLADHTKLGRVALHRVAPLSRFDLLLVDDGATPEALRDLDEHKVPYEVCATAAGPREGDDRAGAT
- a CDS encoding amino acid permease translates to MPSSTTKETPPQQQADGSLSHGLKQRHLSMIALGGVIGAGLFVGSGAGIAAAGPSIVIAYTLSGLLVMLVMRMLGEMSAAYPSSGSFSAHAERAIGPWAGFAAGWSFWVLLCTAVGLEGIGAAHIVSGWLPGTPEWVWVALFMVVFCGTNLAAVKNFGEFEFWFAALKVGAISLFLVLGALAVAGVLPGTDSPGTSHLAHFFPHGSDGLIIGLLASVFSYGGMETVTIAAAESENPVKGVASAVRTAMWRIALFYIGSMAVVVTLIPWDSKEVVEKGPYVATLDHLGIPGAGQLMNVVVLVALLSAMNANIYGSSRIAYSLVERGQGPKALAKLSGGVPRIAVLVSCVLGFVCVLLSYWSPNGAFKWLLNMIGAVILVVWIFIAVSQLMLRRRIEREAPEKLVVRMWAFPWLTWVALAGMVAIFVLMAREPDTRVQLYSTGAMTLALAAVGYLWQRARARR
- a CDS encoding DsbA family protein; protein product: MSDKTPVDFWFDPLCPWAWMTSRWVLEVEKVRDIEVRWHVMSLAVLNENRLDELPEEYREMLATKAWGPVRVVIAAQQEHGEAVLADLYTALGTRIHNQGEGPEKSAVAAALQDVGLPESLMDHWDSTPYEPELRASHKEGIEKVGQDVGTPVIAVPGPDGEQIAFFGPVVTPAPQGEEAARLWDGTLAVASVPGFYEIKRSRTKGPDFSNL
- a CDS encoding FGGY-family carbohydrate kinase, which translates into the protein MFVGIDVGTSLVKAAAFDRDGRQLAVEARPVHLDVRHGAVEQEMREVYAAVVGVLRTLTGRLAEPVELAGLTGQGDGVWLVDAAGRPVRPALSWMDGRAHELLDEWLADGTFEAVFRRTGSALFPGCPGPLLAWLDRHEPKALDAAAAAVYCKDMVFQRLTGAARAVTDVSDASMPFLDPRSRSYDDGVVELLGLTHRRGLLPAIGDPIAAGEAGGEGLPAGTPLANGPYDLPACALGAGVTAPGDGLLIVGTCLASLVATTELDLGGEPAGLYISTDRPGHWLRAMPAMVGTAALDWVLRTTGARHEELDDLLAAAPPGSSGVRVLPYFAPSGERAPFVEPRLRAQLLGVCLETRPADLVRATCEGIGYAARHCLEAAGLTGSLAVCGGGTRSLAWTGLLADVLGRPLRVVEGEVGARGAVLAAAARYGVPLDTAAWTEPTRVIEPDPDRAAYYAKGYEEHLELLAAARARARR
- the pepN gene encoding aminopeptidase N, producing the protein MPGENLSRDEARERAALLSVDGYEVSLDLRSAVGDAGGEPRTFRSVTTIRFRCNEPGASSFADLVAPSVTSVSLNGRDLDPGEVFDGSRIALEDLAAENELVVDAQCAYSRTGEGLHRFVDPEDGEVYLYTQYEPADARRVFANFEQPDLKAPYRFEVRAPEGWTVWSNGAGELADGVWRFAETKPISTYITCVVAGPYHYVTDSYTRTFEDGTKLEIPLGAMCRKGLAPHFDADDVFLVTKQGLDFFHEHFDYPYPFGKYDQAFVPEYNLGAMENPGLVTFREEYIFRGRVTQASYEARANVVLHEMAHMWFGDLVTMEWWDDLWLKESFADFMGTFANVGATRFKDAWITFANRRKAWAYRADQLPSTHPITADIRDLEDAKLNFDGITYAKGASVLKQLVAYVGRDAFLEGARRYFKRHAYGNTRLGDLLSVLAETSGRDMTAWSRSWLQTAGVNTLTPQVLLDTEGGRIAELAILQEAPESHPELRPHRIAVGLYRRTPEGTLERYARVETDLHEPRTVVAELAGAEAPELVLVNDDDLTYCKIRFDETSLATLRSGLGGLTDPLARALCWSALWNLTRDGLLPARDFIDLVLRFAGRESDIGVLQMLHAWANSALVHYAAPAWRETGGELLAEGALRELRAAEAGSEHQLAWARFFAAVASAGPDLQLLTELLDGTTAIEGLEVDQELRWAFLEPLAAHGAADESVLAAELARDDTASGKRHQVRCLAARPSAAVKAQAWAQVVESDALSNALVEATISGFQQPSQRELTAPYAQLYFAAIERVWRERSIQIGMDVVRGLFPAYQDRWETLEATDAWLRAHGDAAPALRRLVLEARDDLARALRAQECDAAAGDR